The following coding sequences lie in one Allorhizobium pseudoryzae genomic window:
- a CDS encoding M81 family metallopeptidase, which yields MRIFTAALATETNTFSPICIDRRAFEESLYAPPGEHPETPTLCTAPITVGRKVCREKGWTLIEGTAAWADPAGLINRQAYESLRDEILDQLKAALPVDAVVMGLHGAMVADGYLDPEGDLLTRIRDIVGPDVLVCAELDPHSHLTAKRVAAANFFVVFKEFPHTDFVDRAEDLWAIAVDTLEGRVQPVMSVFDCRMIDVFPTSREPMRSFVDKLKAIEVSDPDVLSLSVIHGFMAGDVPEMGTKTIAITNGKREKGEQLAQSLGLELYAKRGTFMMPSIDEKQAVSQALGLVRSGASGPVVIADMWDNPGGGTAGDATVILEELLARGATHVAVGMIWDPIAVQICFAAGEGAEIPLRFGAKSAPGTGNPVDGLVTVVKLTPNAEMRFGDSIAPFGDAAHIRLSGIDIILSSVRVQSYDPSLFTALGLDPLEKDILVIKSTNHFYAAFSKIASEILYCSAGTPYPNQPATNPYRRVRRDIWPIMADPHGIEAA from the coding sequence TTGCGCATTTTCACCGCCGCCCTTGCCACCGAAACCAACACGTTCTCGCCGATCTGCATCGACCGCCGCGCCTTCGAGGAATCGCTCTACGCGCCGCCGGGCGAGCATCCGGAGACGCCGACGCTCTGCACCGCGCCAATCACCGTCGGCCGCAAGGTGTGCCGGGAGAAGGGCTGGACGCTGATCGAGGGCACCGCCGCCTGGGCAGATCCCGCCGGCCTCATCAACCGTCAGGCCTATGAAAGCCTGCGCGACGAGATCCTCGACCAGCTGAAAGCCGCGCTGCCGGTGGATGCGGTGGTGATGGGCCTGCACGGCGCCATGGTGGCGGATGGCTATCTCGATCCGGAAGGCGATCTGCTCACCCGCATCCGCGACATCGTGGGTCCCGACGTGCTCGTCTGTGCCGAACTCGATCCGCACAGCCACCTGACGGCAAAACGTGTCGCGGCGGCGAATTTCTTCGTCGTCTTCAAGGAATTTCCGCATACCGATTTCGTCGATCGTGCCGAGGATCTGTGGGCGATCGCGGTCGATACCCTGGAGGGCCGAGTTCAGCCGGTCATGTCCGTGTTCGACTGCCGCATGATCGACGTCTTTCCCACCTCGCGCGAGCCGATGCGCTCCTTCGTCGATAAACTGAAGGCGATCGAGGTAAGCGATCCGGACGTGCTGTCGCTTTCCGTCATCCACGGCTTCATGGCCGGCGATGTGCCGGAGATGGGCACGAAGACGATTGCCATCACGAATGGCAAGCGGGAAAAGGGCGAACAGCTGGCGCAAAGCCTCGGCCTCGAGCTTTATGCCAAGCGCGGCACCTTCATGATGCCCTCGATCGATGAGAAACAAGCCGTCTCGCAGGCGCTCGGTCTCGTCCGCTCCGGCGCAAGCGGTCCGGTCGTGATTGCCGATATGTGGGACAATCCGGGCGGCGGCACGGCGGGGGATGCGACCGTCATCCTCGAAGAACTGCTCGCCCGCGGTGCCACCCATGTCGCCGTCGGCATGATCTGGGATCCGATTGCCGTGCAGATCTGTTTTGCCGCGGGCGAGGGGGCGGAAATCCCCTTGCGCTTCGGTGCCAAATCCGCACCCGGCACCGGAAACCCGGTGGATGGTCTGGTGACGGTCGTCAAGCTCACGCCGAATGCCGAGATGCGGTTTGGCGATAGCATCGCCCCCTTTGGCGATGCCGCGCATATCCGGCTTTCCGGCATCGATATCATCCTCAGTTCGGTCCGGGTGCAGAGCTACGATCCCTCGCTGTTTACCGCGCTCGGGCTTGATCCGCTGGAAAAGGATATCCTGGTCATCAAGTCGACCAATCATTTTTATGCTGCCTTTTCGAAGATCGCCTCCGAAATCCTTTACTGCTCGGCCGGCACGCCCTATCCCAATCAGCCGGCGACCAATCCCTATCGGCGGGTGCGGCGCGATATCTGGCCGATCATGGCCGATCCGCATGGCATAGAGGCAGCCTGA
- a CDS encoding D-TA family PLP-dependent enzyme: MDFASIPPLSLPKPGDRLEQLSTPLPVIDEDRLAANIARVQSYMDSHNLAFRPHIKTHKIPALAKAQVEAGAKGINCQKITEAEVFAAAGFDDILITFNILGEDKLARLAALNERIAGLKVVADSIVTVTGLAAFFTGRKPLTVLVECDTGGGRCGVQSPDEAAALARSIVASKSLTFGGLMTYPKAHTEAAVDHFFLAAMAYLAVDGIDCPIRSNGGTPSLFSAHLVPNATEHRAGTYIYNDRAMVRAGHCGLDDCAMHILATVVSRPTPDRAVLDAGSKALTSDLLGLADFGHIVEYPDARITSLSEEHGTVDLSHVEGPRPEIGERLRIIPNHTCVVSNLFDTMTFHRAGVVTRVEEVAARGLVW, from the coding sequence ATGGACTTTGCAAGCATTCCCCCGTTGAGCCTGCCGAAGCCCGGCGACCGGCTGGAGCAGCTGTCGACGCCGCTGCCGGTGATCGACGAGGATCGGCTTGCGGCCAATATCGCCCGCGTGCAGTCCTATATGGACAGCCATAACCTCGCCTTCCGCCCGCATATCAAGACGCACAAGATCCCGGCGCTCGCGAAAGCCCAGGTCGAGGCCGGCGCCAAGGGCATCAACTGCCAGAAGATCACCGAGGCGGAAGTCTTTGCCGCAGCCGGCTTCGATGACATCCTGATCACCTTCAACATCTTGGGCGAAGACAAGCTCGCCCGACTGGCGGCGCTGAACGAGCGCATCGCCGGCCTGAAGGTGGTGGCGGACAGCATCGTCACGGTCACCGGCCTTGCCGCCTTCTTCACGGGCAGAAAGCCGCTCACCGTGCTGGTGGAATGCGATACCGGCGGCGGGCGCTGCGGCGTGCAGAGCCCGGATGAAGCGGCAGCGCTCGCCCGCAGCATCGTCGCCAGCAAAAGCCTCACCTTCGGCGGGTTGATGACCTATCCGAAGGCGCACACGGAAGCGGCGGTCGATCACTTCTTCCTCGCGGCCATGGCCTATCTCGCAGTCGATGGCATCGATTGCCCGATCCGCTCGAATGGCGGCACGCCCAGCCTCTTTTCCGCCCATCTGGTGCCGAACGCCACGGAACACCGGGCTGGCACCTATATCTATAACGACCGCGCCATGGTGCGCGCCGGACATTGCGGGCTCGACGATTGCGCCATGCACATCCTCGCCACCGTCGTCTCGCGCCCGACGCCCGACCGCGCCGTCCTGGACGCCGGTTCGAAGGCGCTCACCTCCGACCTCCTCGGCCTTGCCGATTTCGGCCACATCGTCGAATATCCGGACGCCCGCATCACCTCGCTGTCGGAAGAACACGGCACCGTGGATCTCAGCCATGTCGAAGGCCCCCGCCCGGAGATCGGAGAACGCCTGCGCATCATTCCGAACCACACCTGCGTGGTCTCCAACCTCTTCGACACGATGACCTTTCACCGCGCAGGCGTGGTGACGCGGGTGGAAGAGGTTGCCGCACGCGGACTGGTGTGGTGA